In the Drosophila biarmipes strain raj3 chromosome X, RU_DBia_V1.1, whole genome shotgun sequence genome, one interval contains:
- the LOC108035662 gene encoding uncharacterized protein LOC108035662 has translation MMSFTISLSLLLLAVLILGILFACHCLGPRAANWMRMRSSKEEKIGLSNHKQKLFHANGYMASIQSGSEFLLSTSGSFKRFDTIDKEDYNRAQHSAQTQTHLLLINGGGGVLEATTPMWHLPHSTIRIPPPPNRPAPHPNKTVTFALSQVNEVTVTTTSEMSTNPGDQERRSCLRLSAATVGAAAGGGGVLPQPLEAPPPARLTNSVSVNMTGSAIPRPIAKRQVSLQQGVVNGGGGQPEKTGVNPTTEGERKAPALKRRNSSTNPFLCESTEQLPGNPTPDPLDATVASLQNATISESLSGAPAPAAPASAPAAPAPAPAPTTHHNGNPFVETQSLSSRLLKLHNTTNPFTGLSQRVKGPHLLQKTISEDYLFRKLGVNGPSPMANGNGAGAGSGSVSGSGHVNGNGNGTWSFGRSLLRQDSTLSLGMGLGRRNSSQMSLDSGSGSVANSMEGINLERAISCDSVTSDSTFFLEQLDQPYTQITGYLCIGLNYDKNSISNEGMELTVSVLEAKGLICPFAVESLDTFVRIYLVPDHPGAMQTKVVKAALTPSYNESFDFWLQKRQARHSLWFHLYHNGPAHTLIGEAEMEIGELPRPITTWIPLSDSRKCNARWGELMFSLSYLPTAERLTIVVVKARNLKLDGDQPAAESTETVHSVFVKVYLMDNDRKVLKKRTSLKRKDRSPIFNESMIFSVPPPSLTTAQLRVTVFGVTTSGVTPLGHIVAGSCAVGKGLRHWHQMLSSLRKPVAMWHVLRRAVNQPIFTGGAEAVVAAMQNTLQRSTAKRNSIV, from the exons CTGGATGCGGATGCGATCCAGCAAGGAGGAGAAGATCGGGCTGTCCAACCACAAGCAAAAGCTCTTCCATGCCAACGGTTATATGGCCAGT ATCCAATCCGGCTCGGAGTTCCTGCTGAGCACCAGCGGCAGCTTCAAGCGCTTCGACACCATCGACAAGGAGGACTACAATCGCGCCCAGCACTCGGCACAGACGCAGACGCACCTACTCCTGATTAACGGAGGCGGCGGCGTCCTGGAGGCCACCACGCCCATGTGGCACCTGCCCCACTCCACTATCCGAATACCTCCGCCGCCCAATCGACCGGCTCCGCATCCGAACAAGACGGTGACCTTCGCCCTAAGCCAGGTCAACGAGGTCACGGTGACCACGACGAGCGAGATGTCCACCAACCCTGGCGACCAGGAGCGTCGCTCCTGCCTTCGTCTGAGTGCTGCCACCGTGGGTGCTGcagctggtggtggtggtgtgctgcCCCAGCCTCTGGAGGCTCCTCCGCCGGCTCGGCTCACCAACTCGGTGTCGGTTAACATGACGGGCTCGGCGATACCCCGACCCATTGCCAAGCGACAGGTGTCCCTGCAGCAGGGCGTCGTCAATGGAGGAGGAGGCCAGCCGGAGAAGACCGGGGTGAACCCGACGACCGAGGGTGAGCGGAAGGCGCCTGCGCTGAAGCGTCGAAACTCCAGCACCAATCCCTTCCTGTGCGAGTCCACGGAGCAGTTGCCCGGTAATCCCACACCCGATCCCCTAGATGCCACGGTTGCTTCTCTGCAGAATGCCACCATCTCCGAAAGTCTAAGTGgtgctcctgctccagctgctcctgcttcagctccagctgctcctgctcctgctccggcTCCAACCACCCATCACAACGGCAATCCCTTCGTGGAGACCCAAAGCCTCTCCAGCAGACTCCTGAAGCTCCACAACACCACGAATCCCTTCACTGGTCTCTCGCAGCGAGTCAAAGGTCCACATCTGCTGCAAAAGACCATCTCCGAGGACTATCTGTTCCGGAAGTTGGGCGTCAACGGTCCCAGTCCCATGGCCAATGGCAATGGCGCCGGCGCCGGCTCCGGCTCCGTCTCGGGATCTGGTCATGTCAACGGGAATGGCAACGGCACCTGGTCCTTCGGGCGCTCGCTGCTGCGACAGGACTCCACCTTGAGCCTGGGCATGGGCTTGGGCCGCAGGAACAGCTCCCAGATGTCCCTGGACTCCGGCTCCGGATCGGTGGCCAATTCGATGGAGGGCATCAACCTGGAGAGAGCCATCTCGTGCGATTCCGTCACTTCGGACTCCACCTTCTTCCTGGAGCAACTGGACCAGCCGTACACCCAGATAACCGGCTACTTGTGCATTGGCCTCAACTACGACAA GAACAGCATCAGCAACGAGGGCATGGAACTGACTGTGAGTGTGCTGGAGGCCAAGGGTCTCATATGTCCCTTCGCCGTGGAGTCCCTGGACACGTTTGTGCGCATCTACCTGGTGCCCGATCATCCCGGGGCCATGCAAACCAAG GTGGTCAAGGCCGCGCTGACACCCAGCTACAACGAGAGCTTCGACTTCTGGCTGCAGAAGCGGCAGGCGCGCCACTCCCTGTGGTTCCATCTGTACCACAACGGCCCCGCCCACACGCTCATCGGGGAGGCGGAGATGGAGATCGGGGAGCTGCCGCGGCCCATCACCACCTGGATACCGCTCTCCGACTCGCGCAAGTGCAACGCGCGCTGGGGCGAGCTGATGTTCTCCCTCAGCTACCTGCCCACGGCGGAGCGGCTGACCATCGTGGTGGTCAAGGCCAGGAACCTCAAGCTGGATGGCGACCAGCCGGCGGCCGAGTCCACGGAGACGGTGCACAGCGTCTTTGTCAAG GTCTACCTGATGGACAACGACCGCAAGGTGCTGAAGAAGCGCACCTCGCTGAAGCGCAAGGACCGCAGCCCGATCTTCAACGAGTCGATGATCTTCAGCGTGCCGCCGCCCAGCCTGACCACCGCCCAGCTGCGGGTGACCGTGTTCGGGGTGACGACGAGCGGGGTGACCCCGTTGGGCCACATCGTGGCCGGCAGCTGCGCCGTGGGCAAGGGCCTGCGCCACTGGCACCAGATGCTCTCCTCGCTGAGGAAGCCGGTGGCCATGTGGCATGTCCTGCGGCGGGCGGTCAATCAGCCGATTTTCACGGGCGGCGCCGAGGCGGTGGTGGCCGCCATGCAAAACACGCTGCAGCGCTCCACCGCCAAGCGGAACAGCATCGTCTAG